One Prunus dulcis chromosome 8, ALMONDv2, whole genome shotgun sequence DNA window includes the following coding sequences:
- the LOC117638180 gene encoding lysine histidine transporter-like 8: MADLEEVDLGTKSRPDLSQEPSFSNFTRNSSTESAQVIPITISPPEKETITPTDWAGGELNPQDAWLPITESRKGSTYSAIYHILASGIGLQALLLPIAFSTFGWVYGTIFLSLAFSWQLYTLWLLVHLHESESGTRYSRYVHLAVTAFGPKLGKLLTIFPVMYLSGGMCVQLIIIGGGTIQLLIRTMCKDGATCNAKPLTGTECYLLFMCMAIVVAQCFPNLNSIARVSLIGTITAIVYCTMIWALSIGKGRPRDISYDPLPLESTIATYGGILNALGIIFLAFRGHNVILEIQGTLPSSPKHPSHKRMWSGVTMSYVLIAMCLFPLAIGGYWAYGNKEPFSNGAILKAISQFHGHNTSQYVLGLIYIIIVINCLTTYQIYGMVVFDNMEIWYTSRKKERCPRWLRIVIRLLFGGLTFFIAVAFPFLGSLSPLIGGFTSVPLTYAYPCFMWIAIKKPCLHGGMWCTNVALGCFGLFLSLLFVAAAAWNLAVNGLNANFFKP, from the exons ATGGCAGACTTGGAGGAAGTGGATCTTGGAACAAAATCCAGGCCAGATTTGTCCCAGGAGCCTTCTTTTAGCAATTTCACTAGAAATTCGTCGACGGAGTCTGCCCAAGTCATCCCCATCACAATTAGTCCCCCAGAGAAAGAAACCATCACACCAACAGATTGGGCAGGTGGTGAGCTCAATCCACAGGATGCTTGGCTCCCCATCACAGAGTCTAGAAAAGGCAGCACATATTCTGCTATATATCATATACTTGCCTCAGGCATTGGACTTCAAGCCCTTCTCCTACCTATTGCATTTTCCACTTTCGGATG GGTATATGGAACCATATTCTTGTCACTAGCATTCTCATGGCAGCTCTACACCCTATGGCTCCTCGTGCATCTGCATGAATCTGAATCTGGAACTCGGTATAGTCGATACGTGCACCTTGCAGTGACTGCCTTTG gTCCAAAGCTAGGAAAGTTGCTAACTATATTCCCTGTGATGTATCTATCAGGGGGTATGTGTGTGCAGCTAATTATCATAGGAGGTGGAACCATACAGCTTTTGATCAGAACAATGTGCAAGGATGGGGCAACCTGCAATGCCAAGCCATTGACTGGTACAGAATGCTATTTGTTGTTCATGTGTATGGCTATTGTTGTGGCTCAATGCTTTCCCAACTTGAACTCCATAGCTAGAGTCTCATTGATTGGAACCATCACAGCCATTGTATATTGTACCATGATTTGGGCTCTTTCGATCGGCAAGGGCAGGCCCCGTGACATATCGTACGACCCTCTTCCTCTGGAGTCCACCATCGCTACATACGGCGGTATACTGAATGCACTTGGTATAATTTTTCTTGCATTCAGAGGTCACAATGTCATCCTGGAGATTCAG GGGACACTGCCATCAAGTCCAAAACACCCTTCTCATAAGAGAATGTGGAGTGGAGTTACAATGTCTTATGTGCTCATAGCCATGTGTTTGTTTCCTCTGGCCATAGGTGGATATTGGGCTTATGGAAACAAG GAACCCTTTAGTAATGGAGCTATACTAAAAGCAATTTCACAATTCCATGGACATAACACATCACAATATGTGCTAGGACTAATTTACATAATAATCGTGATTAACTGCTTAACGACATACCAAATATACGGCATGGTAGTTTTCGACAACATGGAGATATGGTACACCagtagaaagaaagagagatgcCCAAGATGGCTTCGCATAGTTATTCGCCTTTTGTTCGGAGGATTGACATTCTTTATAGCAGTGGCATTTCCATTTCTAGGAAGCCTATCACCTCTAATTGGAGGGTTCACATCCGTACCCTTGACATATGCTTATCCATGTTTCATGTGGATTGCAATTAAGAAACCATGTCTACATGGTGGAATGTGGTGTACCAACGTTGCACTCGGATGCTTTGGCCTGTTTTTGAGCCTTCTTTTTGTTGCTGCAGCAGCTTGGAATTTAGCTGTTAATGGCCTAAATGCCAACTTCTTCAAGCCTTAA
- the LOC117636356 gene encoding signal recognition particle 43 kDa protein, chloroplastic, producing the protein MDALFVNQCSISGLKLAPKLTTTPLPSQSLHRLKPTSKPNPTSASVFQNQQSQSLETQKPFPFSDNNEDKPDDESYGEVDKIIGSRALEGGKGMEYLISWKDGHAPSWVPSDFIAKDVVAEYESPWWTAAKKADESALSQLIAAEDDWRDVDAVDGDGRTALIFVSGLGSEQCVRVLAEAGARLNHRDNGGGLTALHMAAGYVRPGVVKLLVELGADPEVEDDRGRKPLDLAKEVLRTTPQGNPMHFARRLGLESVIRELEGAIFEYAEVQELLEKRGKGDRVEYLVKWKDGGDNEWVNAKLIDEDLVRDFEAGLEYAVAEGVVGKRVGDEGTMEYLVKWTDIDEATWEPEENVDPDLIKEFEEAQNVSGPGSVEEAQLRK; encoded by the coding sequence ATGGACGCTCTCTTCGTCAACCAGTGCTCCATCTCCGGCCTGAAGCTCGCCCCAAAGCTCACAACCACCCCCCTCCCTTCCCAATCTCTTCACCGCCTCAAACCCACGTCCAAGCCCAACCCCACATCCGCCTCCGTTTTCCAGAACCAGCAAAGCCAATCCCTCGAAACCCAGAAACCATTTCCGTTCTCAGACAACAATGAAGACAAACCAGACGACGAGTCGTACGGCGAGGTCGACAAGATCATCGGAAGCAGAGCACTGGAGGGCGGCAAGGGCATGGAGTATTTGATTTCGTGGAAAGACGGTCATGCCCCTTCGTGGGTCCCATCGGATTTCATAGCCAAAGACGTGGTGGCGGAGTACGAGAGCCCATGGTGGACCGCGGCCAAGAAAGCCGACGAGTCGGCGCTGAGCCAGCTCATTGCCGCGGAGGACGACTGGCGCGACGTCGACGCCGTGGACGGAGACGGCCGCACGGCTCTCATATTCGTCTCGGGTCTCGGGTCGGAGCAGTGCGTTCGGGTCTTGGCAGAAGCCGGAGCCCGCTTGAACCACCGCGATAACGGCGGGGGACTGACGGCGTTGCATATGGCGGCAGGGTACGTCCGGCCAGGTGTCGTGAAGTTATTGGTGGAGCTGGGTGCGGATCCCGAGGTGGAGGATGACAGGGGACGGAAGCCGTTGGATTTGGCTAAGGAGGTACTTAGAACGACGCCGCAGGGAAACCCGATGCATTTCGCGAGAAGGTTGGGGCTGGAGAGTGTGATTAGGGAGCTTGAAGGGGCAATATTCGAGTACGCGGAGGTGCAGGAGTTGCTGGAGAAGAGAGGGAAGGGGGATCGCGTGGAGTATTTGGTCAAATGGAAGGACGGTGGAGATAACGAGTGGGTCAACGCGAAGTTGATAGATGAGGATCTGGTGCGGGACTTCGAGGCTGGGCTCGAGTACGCCGTGGCGGAGGGTGTGGTGGGGAAGAGAGTTGGGGATGAAGGGACGATGGAGTACTTGGTGAAATGGACGGATATAGATGAGGCCACGTGGGAGCCGGAGGAGAATGTTGATCCTGATTTGATTAAGGAGTTTGAGGAGGCCCAGAATGTGAGTGGGCCGGGGAGTGTGGAGGAAGCCCAATTGAGAAAGTAG
- the LOC117636355 gene encoding L-ascorbate oxidase homolog — protein sequence MLLKFLAAFLLVLGFATAEDPYRFFDWNITYGDIYPLGVRQQGILINGQFPGPEIYSVTNDNLIINVHNSLPEPFLISWNGVQHRRNSYQDGVYGTTCPIPPGKNFTYTLQVKDQIGSFYYFPSLAFHKAAGGFGAIKILSRPRIPVPFPDPVGDYSILIGDWHKTDHKILKGILDRGHRLPFPDGIIINGRGPNGTYFTFDQGKTYRLRISNVGLQNSLNFRIQGHKLKLVEVEGTHTIQTTYDSLDIHVGQSYSVLVTADQAPQDYYIAVSTRFTSQVLTSTAVFHYSNSGRQVSGPIPAGPTTQTGWSLSQALSIRTNLTASGPRPNPQGSYHYGLVNVSRTIKLESSAAQVSGKQRYAVNSVSFIPADTPLKLADYFKIGGVFKVGSISDNPTGQKMYLDTSVMGADFRAFVEIVFQNHENIVQSWHLDGHSFWVVGMDGGKWTPASRNEYNLRDAVSRSTTQVYPKSWTAIYIALDNVGMWNLRTEFWARQYLGQQFYLRVYSPVESARDEYPIPRNALLCGRAAGRSTRP from the exons ATGCTGCTTAAATTTCTAGCAGCCTTTCTTCTGGTTCTGGGTTTTGCAACTGCTGAGGATCCTTACAGGTTTTTCGACTGGAACATAACCTACGGGGACATATATCCACTCGGTGTTCGTCAACAG GGAATTCTCATCAATGGCCAGTTTCCAGGGCCGGAAATCTACTCCGTGACCAATGACAACCTCATTATCAATGTTCATAACAGCTTGCCGGAGCCTTTCCTTATTTCATG gaATGGAGTTCAACATAGGAGGAATTCATACCAAGATGGAGTTTACGGCACCACATGCCCCATCCCACCAGGCAAGAACTTCACCTACACACTCCAAGTGAAGGACCAAATTGGAAGCTTCTACTACTTCCCATCTCTTGCCTTTCACAAGGCTGCTGGTGGCTTTGGAGCCATTAAAATCCTCAGCAGGCCCAGAATCCCAGTCCCATTCCCAGACCCAGTTGGTGATTACTCCATTCTTATTGGAGATTGGCACAAGACTGACCACaag ATATTGAAGGGCATTTTAGATCGTGGTCACAGGCTTCCCTTCCCAGATGGCATTATAATCAATGGACGTGGACCAAATGGAACATATTTCACATTTGACCAag GTAAAACTTACAGGCTTAGGATATCAAATGTTGGGCTCCAGAACTCTCTCAACTTCAGGATCCAGGGCCACAAATTGAAGCTGGTTGAAGTTGAAGGGACCCACACCATCCAGACCACCTATGATTCACTGGACATCCATGTGGGCCAGTCTTATTCTGTTCTCGTCACAGCAGATCAAGCCCCTCAGGACTATTACATTGCTGTCTCAACCCGTTTTACCAGCCAGGTCCTCACAAGCACTGCCGTCTTTCACTACAGCAACTCGGGCCGTCAAGTTTCCGGCCCAATTCCCGCTGGGCCCACAACCCAAACCGGCTGGTCTCTTAGCCAGGCTCTCTCCATTAG GACAAACCTAACAGCAAGTGGACCTAGGCCAAACCCACAAGGCTCCTACCACTATGGTCTTGTAAATGTGAGCAGGACAATCAAGCTAGAGAGCTCAGCAGCTCAAGTTAGTGGAAAACAGAGATATGCAGTGAACAGTGTGTCCTTTATCCCTGCAGACACACCATTGAAGCTTGCAGACTACTTCAAGATTGGTGGGGTTTTTAAAGTTGGAAGCATCTCAGATAACCCTACTGGCCAAAAGATGTACCTTGACACTTCAGTCATGGGTGCTGATTTCAGAGCCTTTGTGGAGATTGTGTTTCAGAACCATGAGAACATTGTGCAGAGCTGGCATTTGGATGGACACTCCTTTTGGGTTGTTGG AATGGACGGAGGCAAATGGACACCAGCAAGCCGAAACGAATACAACCTTAGAGATGCAGTCTCAAGAAGCACCACCCAG GTTTATCCCAAGTCATGGACAGCTATATACATAGCACTAGACAATGTGGGTATGTGGAATTTGAGGACTGAGTTTTGGGCAAGGCAATACCTTGGACAACAATTTTACCTACGAGTCTACTCACCTGTGGAGTCCGCTAGGGATGAGTACCCAATTCCCAGAAATGCCCTTCTTTGTGGAAGGGCTGCTGGCAGAAGCACCAGACCTTAA
- the LOC117637921 gene encoding lysine histidine transporter-like 8 translates to MEEGFGEANWSTDRVHSLSRRSESAQVIPITTSNPTSEEDGADYIASSAADWGGGELNPQDAWLPLTESRNGNTISATFHLLCSGIGIQALLLPVALATLGWAWGIICLSLAFSWQLYTIWLLVHLHESDSGTRYSRYLDLAMTTFGQKLGKFSSLVPVMYLSAGTCVQLIIIGGGTLKLFITTVCKDGATCDAKSLTTVECFLVFMIMAVVVAQFPNLNSLVWVSLIGSITAIAYCTMIWALSIGKGRSSDISYDPPEMESNMDRFGGILNSLGIIVLAFRGHNVILEIQGTLPLSPKHPTHKPMWRGVAISYLLIAMCLFPLAIAGFWAYGNKVPSSNGGLLIAISKFHGHDTPRIVLGLMFILVIINCLSTFQIYGMVIFDKLESNYTSKKKKPCARWLRMAFRVFFGGMTFFVAVAVPFLGSLAPLIGGLTLPLAYAYPCFMWIAIKKPKPKGVMWCANMGLGCLGLVLSALLVVAAAWNLASEGLHANFFKP, encoded by the exons ATGGAAGAAGGGTTTGGTGAAGCAAATTGGAGCACAGATAGGGTTCATTCATTGAGCAGAAGGTCAGAATCTGCTCAGGTCATCCCCATCACAACAAGTAATCCCACAAGTGAAGAAGATGGTGCTGATTATATTGCATCATCAGCTGCAGATTGGGGAGGTGGAGAGCTCAATCCACAGGATGCTTGGCTTCCCCTCACAGAGTCCAGGAATGGGAATACCATTTCTGCTACCTTTCATTTGCTTTGCTCAGGAATTGGAATCCAAGCCCTTTTACTGCCTGTTGCTCTTGCCACTCTTGGATG GGCATGGGGAATCATATGCTTGTCACTGGCATTTTCATGGCAGCTATACACCATATGGCTACTTGTACATCTACACGAATCCGACTCCGGAACTCGTTATAGCAGATACCTTGACCTCGCAATGACAACCTTTG gtcAAAAGCTAGGGAAGTTTTCATCTCTAGTCCCAGTAATGTATCTGTCAGCTGGTACATGTGTGCAGCTAATTATCATAGGAGGTGGAACCCTAAAGCTTTTCATCACAACTGTGTGCAAGGATGGAGCAACTTGTGATGCCAAGTCATTGACCACTGTAGAATGTTTCTTGGTGTTCATGATCATGGCTGTTGTTGTGGCTCAATTTCCCAACTTGAACTCCCTAGTTTGGGTTTCTTTGATTGGCTCCATCACAGCAATTGCATATTGTACTATGATTTGGGCCCTTTCAATTGGCAAGGGCAGGTCCAGTGACATTTCATATGACCCTCCAGAGATGGAGTCTAATATGGACAGATTTGGGGGGATTTTGAATTCTCTTGGTATCATTGTTCTTGCATTCAGAGGCCACAATGTTATCCTTGAGATACAG GGGACATTACCATTAAGTCCAAAGCACCCAACCCACAAGCCAATGTGGAGAGGAGTGGCCATATCATATCTACTCATAGCCATGTGTTTGTTTCCTCTGGCCATAGCTGGATTTTGGGCTTATGGAAACAAG GTACCCTCATCAAATGGAGGGCTTTTGATTGCAATTTCGAAGTTCCACGGGCATGACACACCAAGAATTGTGCTGGGACTAATGTTCATACTTGTGATCATAAACTGCCTAAGCACATTCCAAATCTACGGCATGGTGATTTTCGACAAACTAGAGTCGAACTACActagcaagaagaagaagccatgtGCAAGGTGGCTTCGAATGGCTTTTCGCGTGTTCTTTGGAGGGATGACATTCTTTGTAGCAGTGGCTGTTCCCTTCTTGGGAAGCTTGGCACCCCTAATTGGAGGGTTGACATTGCCTCTGGCATATGCTTATCCATGCTTCATGTGGATTGCAATCAAGAAACCAAAGCCAAAAGGTGTCATGTGGTGTGCCAACATGGGACTTGGATGTTTAGGCCTGGTTTTGAGTGCTCTTTTAGTTGTTGCAGCAGCATGGAACTTGGCTAGCGAAGGCCTGCATGCCAACTTCTTCAAGCCTTAA
- the LOC117637537 gene encoding uncharacterized protein LOC117637537 has protein sequence MHAKSDSEVTSVEQSTPPRSPRRPIYYVQSPSNHDVEKMSYGSSPAGSPGHHFYHCSPIHHSRESSTSRFSASLKNPRSLSAWRKLQRGEEVEESDDDDDENDTAFGKGGPGRSVRLYFCFVLLFVVLFTAFSLILWGASKAYEPQVIVKSIVFESFDIQAGSDRTGVPTDMLSLNSTVRIHYRNPATFFGVHVTSTPLELHYYQLKVASGQIENFYQARKTHRTIRTVVLGSQVALYGGVSVVQDVSENRRRQRVAVPLNLTFVVRSRAYILGKLVKSKFYERIRCSVTLRGSNLGKHSNLTNSCVYE, from the exons ATGCACGCGAAGTCGGATTCGGAGGTGACGAGCGTGGAGCAGTCGACGCCGCCGCGATCGCCGCGCAGGCCGATTTACTACGTGCAGAGCCCGTCGAACCACGACGTGGAGAAGATGTCGTACGGCTCGAGCCCGGCCGGGTCGCCTGGGCACCACTTCTACCACTGCTCGCCCATCCACCACTCGCGCGAGTCCTCCACATCGCGCTTCTCAGCCTCTCTCAAGAACCCCCGCAGCCTCTCCGCCTGGCGGAAGCTGCAGCGCGGCGAGGAGGTCGAAGAAtccgacgacgacgacgacgaaaATGACACCGCTTTCGGGAAAGGAGGCCCCGGTCGTAGCGTCAGGTTGTACTTCTGCTTCGTGCTGCTGTTCGTTGTACTCTTCACGGCGTTCTCGCTGATCCTGTGGGGCGCCAGCAAGGCTTATGAGCCGCAGGTCATCGTCAAG agTATTGTGTTCGAGAGTTTTGACATACAGGCGGGGAGCGACCGGACGGGGGTGCCGACGGATATGCTGTCGTTGAATTCGACGGTCAGGATTCATTACAGAAATCCGGCGACATTCTTTGGAGTTCACGTCACGTCGACGCCGCTGGAGCTTCACTACTACCAGCTCAAAGTGGCGTCCGGACAG ATTGAAAACTTTTACCAAGCTAGGAAGACGCATCGGACAATAAGGACAGTGGTGCTAGGGTCCCAAGTGGCTCTTTATGGTGGAGTTTCAGTTGTTCAAGATGTTAGCGAAAATCGCAGGAGACAGAGAGTGGCCGTGCCGCTGAATCTGACGTTCGTTGTGAGGTCAAGAGCCTACATTCTGGGAAAACTAGTGAAGTCCAAGTTTTATGAGAGAATCAGATGCTCTGTCACTCTTAGAGGCAGCAATCTAGGCAAGCACTCTAATTTGACAAATTCTTGTGTCTATGAATGA